The Drosophila gunungcola strain Sukarami unplaced genomic scaffold, Dgunungcola_SK_2 000076F, whole genome shotgun sequence genomic interval GTGGTGCTCGGCTGATGGGCTGCTCGGCAACTCTTTTTCCCACtggctgccactgccactgccaccaATTGGCGATGGGAGCTCGAAGCTCTGTTCGGCATTCGGTATTTGGCACTGGCCACTTGGCACTCACTTGGCAACCCTCGCTGCTCTACTGGGGGTAGGGAAACGGGGGTGGGGGGTGGTGGTTACGAGCGCCGAGCTTGCGTCAAATGCGGACGCCAGTTGGACGCAGCTCGGGATTGGAGGCAGCCACGTTTCCCAGTCATCCGCCGTTCCGCCGTGTGTGTCGCAGCGCCTCTGTCTGTGTGTGCCGTGCCGTTCCGTGCCGCATGTGTGGCGTTCCGCGAACGGACGGGATGTGGATGTGAAGCGGATCTTCGCCAGCGTTCTCATCCTCTCATCGCCACCAACCGGAAGTCCGGCGGCGGCAGCTCCAGCTTGGAGTTCCAAGCTCCTAgtcctgctcctgcttctgCCCGAAACTTCTTTGTCAACCGGCGACGCTTGTGTTTTCCACGCTTGCTCATCGAACGGTAATTCGGGAGAGCAGTTTCGCAGAGAGCGGTTTCTTCGTCGGCAGGATGCACTGCATCCTGCAGTGGACACCAGCGGTGGCGTTTGGTGGCATTTACGCGATTTCACTAGCTTCCGTAATTTCCGCAATGCGATGCTATGCGATGCGGCTGCTCTGCTTATTGATTTTTCACCAacactcacgcacacacacacttgccCACGTTGGCACCCACACATCagcacccacacacacacaagggCAGTGCTGGCACTACTATTTTGTAGCTGGAAAATAGCCATTTTGAAAGCGGAAGTGCAGCAGCAAAATTTGTGTGGCATACTTTTAGGCAGCTTAATGTGTGATTTTAAAACTCTTTGGTCTTTTGTGTTATATGAGTTTTTTAAGGATAAACATGTgtgttttgttaaatattaataccAAGTGATCTTGACAGGACAGGACTTTTCACCAGTGAAAATTACTGGATTTTGACTCTTTCACGATTTCACCTCTTGAATTGTAACAACACTGCCGCTGAAAGAGAGCGAGAATGTgaacacccacacacacgaACAGCGGCTTTGCTGGCTTGTAACGTCCGAAAgtcatacacatacacactcaGATAGCTGAGCTAATCTCTTATCAAGCGACGACTTTCCCCACCCCTCCAAGCTACCCCTCTCTCTCTGGCGCACTTACATAGGAAAAAACACAACATTAGTCataaaattggattttttttaaaacaaaaaactaagagagtcaagaaaatatacaattttttctatCTTGTTCTTAATATTGTTGACTTATTCAATATACCTACATATATTGATTCCTTAGATAAtggcttaattattttttgataataaagcgaaccaattttgtaaaagtttaattatCCTATATTTTAAACGGGGTGAAAAAACGTTTTTGTAGAACTACCAATATGTGGATTagaaaaagagaaatataaagtgttaaacaaaattttaagaaaacttgAATTTTGCCCCAACGATATTTTTGAAAGATTAGTTTATTTCGCgaggaaaaataattatttatgtcTTCCCCAATTTTGTAAGAGTTTCATTATATCCTATATTTCCACtggaaagaaagaaagaaatgtttttgtaGAACAATAATTGAATTAGAGTAtgagaaatattaatttagagATATTCAATCTATTTTTAATAGAAGcgtcaaaaaaatttataaaatattggtAATTCTCCCCAAATGATATTTGCGAAGAATTAGTTTCTTTGCAgagtaaaaacaaacatttatgttttttctCCCTGTGTAGGTATAGGAGCGCTGCCATGGGGCAGGAGATGTGTGTTTTCCGTGCACTCCCTGCATGCGGTGTGAGCATGTGCATCATCATCTCGCTGTCGATCGCGATCTCCGTCTCCGACTCTCTCCGGCACTCGCTCTCCGTGTGAGTTTCCATTTCCCTGACCAGAGTGGCGCAGTTGGAAAATGAGCACGTGCGAGGCGGCGGCCGCTGGCGAGGATGGGATGGATGGCCTATCCACGTCCAAGTCGAAGTCCGAGGACAGCCAGCCGCCGGACGATCAGCAGAATcagaagcagcaacagcagcaccaggAGAAGCACGAGAAGCAGCTGGATAaacagcaggagcagcacCCGCACCCGCAAAACGGCAAGATCGAAACGGAAACCCCGGAaaaaccaaatccaaatcccCACCCCCCACTTGAAGTCATCCGGAGCTCGGTCCTTGTGGATGCCAGTGCAGCTGCTCCCTCGATAGAAGCATTGGTGGCCTGCAAGGATGCCCTGCTCGCCCAAAAGCTCTTTGCCAGCGGGGGAAGCACTGCACCCGGACCCAGTCCCACATCCTCGGCGGTGGGAGCTGGAGGAGTCAGTGGCAAGGACTTGCTCAAACTCAAGGAACCCATGCGCGTGGGCTTCTACGACATCGAACGCACCATTGGCAAGGGCAACTTTGCTGTGGTCAAGCTGGCGCGACATCGCATCACCAAGAACGAGGTGGCCATCAAGATCATCGACAAGTCGCAGCTGGACCAGACGAACCTGCAAAAGGTCTACCGCGAGGTGGAGATCATGAAACGCCTAAAGCACCCGCACATCATCAAGCTCTATCAGGTAAGTagcattatttatttctaaatcCTCAACTACATTGCATTTTACCAATCCCACAGGTTATGGAGACCAAGAATATGATCTACATAGTGTCGGAGTATGCCAGCCAGGGAGAGATCTTTGGTGGGTGAAAGGGTCCTTCAACGATCAACGCCTTTTTGTATCCCAATAtagtttgttttgctttcttAATGATAACAGTTTGCAccctattttatatttacattattacaATTTCAAGAATTAgctattataattataaacttttggCTAACAAATGGCTATGTAGACAAGATATTCAATATGTAATTCAATTCAGATAAATAGGACATTGGGCCAAATAAGGAATTAAATAACTTGGTCTTCCTATCTTTCCGCTTAGGTTAATAATAACAGCTTGGATACCCTATCctcaaaattttataactttaatcATCAAAATTTCATGATCTAGATAATATGATCAACTTTTGGCtaacaaaatacttttaaattagCGTTGACAACGTTTTATAGGAACTTATAGGAAAAAGAAACGCTGTTCAATGGTTATGCAAAGGGATTTCTTTGATTTTCGCTTAAATTCCGAAGAGTCTAACCTATTGCATCCCCATCGCCCCAGATTACATAGCAAAGTACGGACGGATGTCGGAGTCCGCGGCTCGCTACAAATTCTGGCAAATCATATCGGCGGTGGAGTACTGTCACAAAAAGGGCATTGTGCATCGCGATCTCAAGGCGGAGAACCTGCTGTTGGATCTCAACATGAACATTAAAATAGCGGACTTTGGCTTCTCCAATCACTTTAAGCCGGGTGAACTACTGGCCACCTGGTGCGGATCACCGCCATATGCAGCACCAGAGGTTTTCGAGGGAAAGCAGTACACGGGTCCGGAAATTGATATTTGGGTGAGTTACTAACTAAAAATGATTGAAATAGTtgtaacaaatatattttttttactaaaatacAACCAAGCCAAATGACTTTTCCGATTGCTTTCATCAAAGTAAAGTAATCCGTATTTATCCATTGCAGTCTCTGGGCGTGGTGCTCTATGTGCTGGTTTGTGGCGCCCTGCCCTTCGACGGATCCACCCTGCAGAGCCTCCGGGATCGGGTGCTATCCGGCCGCTTTCGCATCCCGTTCTTCATGAGCTCCGAGTGCGAGCACCTCATCCGCCGGATGCTGGTGCTGGAGCCCACGCGTCGCTACACCATCGAGCAGATCAAGCGCCATCGCTGGATGTGCCCCGAGCTGCTGGAGCACATCCTTATAGCCAAGTACAACCTGGGGGCCGAGCGGCAGGCGGGCATGGAGCCCAGCGAAGACATCCTGCGCATCATGGCCGAGTACGTGGGCATTGGGCCGGACAAGACGCGGGCCAGTCTCAAGAAGAACACCTACGACCATGTGGCGGCCATCTATCTGCTCTTGCAGGATCGGGTAAGCCACAAAAAGGAGCAGAGCAATGGTTCCGTTTCCTCGTCGGCCTCgatctcctcctcctccgccgccgccagTCGGGTGCTCTACAAGAGCACCAAGATcgaccagcagcagcagccaccgccgcagcagcagcagcagccacaccCTCATCCACACCCACAGCAGTCCAAGACAATATCCACCAGCTCGATCCTGGCCAAGGATCAGGCCCATAAAAGACTTAGCCGCCATCAGACGGTGCTCATGAGTGAGCGGACGGCCCATGCtggggccacgcccactgtgCCGGATCCGGGATACTATGCCAAATACGGCCCCCTGCAACTGCCACTCCCCCTGCCAGGTGCCTCCCACCTGGTATCCGGGTATCTCAATGGAGGAGGGGGCGGAGGAGGAGCCGAGGTGGATGCCGCCGGGATTTCCCTGCCCATGCGGTACACCCCACTGCCGACGGCCGCCTCGCCCGCTCCCTCCAACTGCTCATCCACATCATCGCGGATCGGGCGACACAGTCTAAGCTCCAGCTCGCCCCGGAGTCATCGGCCTGTGGCCATTTCACTCAGCATCGACAACAATCCCTCACTGGCCAACCTGCGCTGCCGCGAGATGATGGAGGCTGGTTCTGGCGGACCTATTGCACCAGGAGTGGGTGTGCCCTTGGTGTCCAAGCAGCTCCATCAGACCATCAGCGAGTACATCATCAAGCAGAGCACCGAGGACTGCCGGGCGCTACTGCAGCAGGTGAGTGCAGGGCAGTGCTTTTAGAAACACAACTAACTAAACACGCACCCATGTAACgagaaaaatacacaaaaattttaatttggattagcgaagggaaaaaaaaacctttgtcATGGTTGTTTGGTTCAGTTTTATAGACTTAAGCACCCCTGCCCTATTGAGTTCCTACTACCATTCATCCGTCTCCATGTCCCAACATCAGTCCACAGCAGTAGCGGAGGGCAAGGAGGAGTCGTCAAAGATGGAAGCCGCTCCTCCAGCCGCTGCCGCCTCTACCACCACACCCACATCCCATGCAGCGGGATCAGGTTCCTGCCCAGGCGAGATAAACAGCAAGACAATAAAGGCCATGTCCAGCTCGAGCAGCTTCGACTCCAAGGCCAATCTCGGTCAGAGCTTTCGCTACAAGATGTCCGCCGAGGCCAGCAAACTGTTCCAGACTCTCCAGGAGAGCCCACTGCCTGTGGAGGTGAGTGCCAGCTGGGATTAGGCTGCCGATTCTCTAATCCCTTTCTCTTATCCCTCCAGCAACGGGCCAAGCGACGTTCGCACTTGGGAAGCACCAATGGCGAATCTGGCCAGGAAATGAATGAGTCTAAATCAAATGGCGACAGGTGAGTGTGTCGCcttaataaaatcatttccCGGACTAAGACCGTTTGGGGGCATACCAACAGCCGCTCGGAGAAGAAGGTGCTGGCGCAGGGCAGCTCCAGCACTGACGAGGGCTGCGAGACGGACCAGGGCAACGATCCGGGTTCCGCTGGCCAGGAGTCGAAGGAAGCCAACGGCGGACCCACCACCTCGCACTCCAGCAGCGATCTGACCCACCTGGCCGGAACAACCTGTGCTTCCTCCGGGCAGAGCCACCGGATGCGCTCGTAtgccagcagcagctcctcAAGTGG includes:
- the LOC128264662 gene encoding serine/threonine-protein kinase par-1 translates to MSTCEAAAAGEDGMDGLSTSKSKSEDSQPPDDQQNQKQQQQHQEKHEKQLDKQQEQHPHPQNGKIETETPEKPNPNPHPPLEVIRSSVLVDASAAAPSIEALVACKDALLAQKLFASGGSTAPGPSPTSSAVGAGGVSGKDLLKLKEPMRVGFYDIERTIGKGNFAVVKLARHRITKNEVAIKIIDKSQLDQTNLQKVYREVEIMKRLKHPHIIKLYQVMETKNMIYIVSEYASQGEIFDYIAKYGRMSESAARYKFWQIISAVEYCHKKGIVHRDLKAENLLLDLNMNIKIADFGFSNHFKPGELLATWCGSPPYAAPEVFEGKQYTGPEIDIWSLGVVLYVLVCGALPFDGSTLQSLRDRVLSGRFRIPFFMSSECEHLIRRMLVLEPTRRYTIEQIKRHRWMCPELLEHILIAKYNLGAERQAGMEPSEDILRIMAEYVGIGPDKTRASLKKNTYDHVAAIYLLLQDRVSHKKEQSNGSVSSSASISSSSAAASRVLYKSTKIDQQQQPPPQQQQQPHPHPHPQQSKTISTSSILAKDQAHKRLSRHQTVLMSERTAHAGATPTVPDPGYYAKYGPLQLPLPLPGASHLVSGYLNGGGGGGGAEVDAAGISLPMRYTPLPTAASPAPSNCSSTSSRIGRHSLSSSSPRSHRPVAISLSIDNNPSLANLRCREMMEAGSGGPIAPGVGVPLVSKQLHQTISEYIIKQSTEDCRALLQQSTAVAEGKEESSKMEAAPPAAAASTTTPTSHAAGSGSCPGEINSKTIKAMSSSSSFDSKANLGQSFRYKMSAEASKLFQTLQESPLPVEQRAKRRSHLGSTNGESGQEMNESKSNGDSRSEKKVLAQGSSSTDEGCETDQGNDPGSAGQESKEANGGPTTSHSSSDLTHLAGTTCASSGQSHRMRSYASSSSSSGVLAGSAGSYSKSLSQNLSRGSSKSNCSGPYDSLDFALPSGKGSLPSCMGSSSMLATPTPASVPPSAAISSEHSSERSLYGSHNSCIHMPGALALGLGMGLPQSSASTPTPNPTPPPPNGGGVPFLDKRSPIHFREGRRASDGLVAQGLLSSGSLLGASRVYGSYRYEQAKRHGWLEIQQLQQEAHAHQHPQQHPHQHAHQHPHQHPHPHPHPHAQAYGLEELCQFPNGQFYALPGKHHHPLLTLPHHHGHPAVHHHPGHHHPLFHPGHQATPLLLETAAGGDLYGHGCYAPPPPPPGLYPHHPVGVGVGVAVPMSPMQKPPLQQQLLQHRLLQQKRQLFQKQYALEAQLAGRHHHQHQQQPHHHHFNHGLGHPPPPAPEQHLADELFELALLDRPRSGTPKLQHSMTMPGAHAFSQINLKTSYISQSDQGSGAASNGGGSGAGVSLAGVSCSAPPSTAPGTPTVKCKPATPHGHSLESDYHTSTPVLSLFTPNWQSLVKPLSESPILEISEHLESV